The Priestia filamentosa genome includes the window TTCTCACCTCTCTAACCAATATTGAGTAAAAAATAAAAAAGCATTTGACGGGTCAAATGCTTTTTTGTTTTTATTTTCAAGGCGATAAAATTACTTTAGTATTATATACTAAAAAATCAGATTTGTAAAACTATATGCTCTTGAAATTACGCTTTGTTTGAAGAACCAAACTCACGCATTTTACCGATAACTGTTGCTTTGATTGCTTCGCGAGCTGGTCCTAGGTATTTACGTGGATCATATACTTCAGCATCTGCTGCTAGTACTTCACGAACAGCTTTTGCAGAAGAAATTTGGTTTTCTGT containing:
- a CDS encoding class II fructose-bisphosphate aldolase — its product is TENQISSAKAVREVLAADAEVYDPRKYLGPAREAIKATVIGKMREFGSSNKA